A window of the Synechococcus sp. M16.1 genome harbors these coding sequences:
- a CDS encoding alpha/beta hydrolase, which yields MGLMGSLLLSTCGSWPVGSTERVEVKIDGVVLPVSVEELGSFVRSPTADPPQLSRSELSTWMGLLAPESREGLIRLLQAPVLTRRSLGRQLLSSWGAGPLLDALGELIRVEDGRRINRSLVLSTLEQLLERQETVSTLDVLEALPTPQLRLDLDALVAAANRWRLELKRHQSLMWALAEEEARLQPLQGRERSATADAPRHATLAVGHLSRPLRLERWIPQSPRADRTWVLMMPGLGGDPNHFHWLARSLMQAGWPVVVLEHPGSDAAAVQGLLEGRQSFDGAAALRDRLADLAAVVEAQQRGDLNIPGTEVVLMGHSLGALTALLASGAELVPGMAQRCEAALAGLPLTNLSELLQCELAAGRVLESKAMDPPPRAVVGLNSFGGLIWPHRASRALPIPLLMVGGTLDLITPPLDEQLALLAGLAEHPASQVVVVEGASHFSPIRVDGQGMASEGDDIFRLGEELVGVNPLSVQRVIAHEVIRFLDSLSSTSSRNDAVHLMDASSKTRWHRLGRRRAQQLLDQ from the coding sequence ATGGGCTTGATGGGCAGTCTGCTGCTCAGCACGTGCGGATCGTGGCCTGTTGGCTCCACAGAACGTGTGGAGGTCAAGATCGACGGCGTGGTTCTTCCGGTTTCGGTGGAGGAACTCGGATCCTTTGTGCGCTCGCCGACGGCTGATCCACCGCAGCTCTCGCGATCGGAGTTGTCCACCTGGATGGGGCTTCTCGCACCCGAGAGTCGCGAGGGGCTGATCCGTCTGCTCCAGGCTCCGGTGCTCACCCGCCGCAGCCTCGGGCGTCAGCTGCTCAGCAGCTGGGGAGCGGGGCCGCTACTGGATGCCCTGGGGGAATTGATTCGCGTGGAGGACGGACGGCGCATCAACCGTTCGCTGGTGCTCTCCACGCTGGAGCAGCTGCTCGAACGGCAGGAAACCGTTTCAACGCTGGATGTGTTGGAGGCGTTGCCCACCCCGCAGTTGCGTCTTGATCTGGATGCGTTGGTGGCTGCTGCCAACCGCTGGCGGCTGGAATTGAAGCGTCATCAGTCCCTAATGTGGGCTTTGGCTGAGGAGGAGGCTCGGCTGCAGCCCCTGCAGGGCAGGGAGCGTTCTGCCACGGCTGATGCGCCCCGTCACGCAACGCTTGCGGTGGGCCATCTTTCGCGGCCATTGCGGCTGGAACGTTGGATTCCCCAGTCGCCTCGTGCGGACCGGACCTGGGTTTTGATGATGCCGGGGCTGGGCGGGGACCCCAACCACTTCCACTGGCTGGCGCGTTCGCTGATGCAGGCGGGCTGGCCCGTGGTGGTGCTTGAGCATCCCGGCAGCGATGCCGCGGCTGTTCAGGGTTTGCTCGAGGGGCGGCAGTCGTTCGATGGTGCCGCAGCACTTCGTGATCGCTTGGCTGACCTGGCGGCGGTGGTTGAGGCGCAGCAACGGGGCGATCTGAACATCCCCGGAACCGAGGTGGTGCTGATGGGGCATTCCCTGGGTGCCCTAACGGCTCTCCTGGCCAGTGGGGCGGAGCTGGTGCCCGGTATGGCCCAGCGCTGTGAAGCGGCCCTGGCGGGCTTGCCCCTCACCAACCTGTCGGAATTGCTTCAGTGTGAACTGGCGGCAGGCCGTGTGCTCGAGAGCAAAGCGATGGACCCGCCGCCCCGGGCGGTGGTGGGGCTCAACAGCTTTGGCGGGTTGATCTGGCCGCACCGCGCCAGTCGGGCGTTGCCGATTCCGCTGTTGATGGTTGGTGGCACCCTCGATCTGATCACCCCTCCTCTGGATGAGCAGCTGGCTCTTTTGGCTGGATTGGCGGAGCATCCCGCCAGCCAGGTGGTGGTGGTTGAGGGGGCCAGTCACTTTTCGCCGATTCGTGTGGATGGCCAGGGAATGGCGTCAGAGGGGGACGACATCTTCCGGCTCGGCGAAGAGTTGGTGGGCGTCAATCCCCTCAGCGTTCAGCGGGTGATTGCCCATGAGGTCATCCGTTTCCTCGATTCCCTGAGCTCCACGTCATCCCGCAACGATGCCGTTCACCTGATGGACGCCAGCTCCAAGACACGCTGGCATCGCTTGGGCCGTCGCAGGGCCCAGCAGCTGCTGGATCAGTAG
- a CDS encoding efflux RND transporter periplasmic adaptor subunit produces the protein MLQSLRSPASPSPEAELASVAKARSSRRKTAMVGVLLLALGGGGLLLRFGPWSNRQRDLTPFTTTAERGVLSGVISASGELQAQQKVNVSPRQPGLLAELMVDEGDVVENEQVLAVMDRGDLDDRLQEKQALLRQADANYQNKREDFERRSQLYASGALSADDFSDARFEMLARQAGLVAARERVEQLEQESREKTIRAPFSGTITARYAEPGSFVTPTTAASATAGATSASIVELSQGLEVRARVPESDIGRIQPGQTAEIRVDAYPDERFQATVSEVAPRAAKENSVTSFEVKLNFVNPQKKLKIGMTADINFQTGRSAPEILVPTVAITLEDGQQGVLLVDENQQPRFQPVELGNSSGDKTAILNGLESGTRVFIDLPPWADRRD, from the coding sequence ATGCTGCAGTCCTTGCGCTCCCCTGCGTCCCCATCGCCTGAAGCAGAGCTGGCCTCAGTGGCAAAAGCACGATCCAGCCGGCGCAAAACCGCAATGGTGGGAGTGCTACTGCTGGCCTTGGGCGGGGGTGGGCTGCTGCTGCGTTTCGGTCCCTGGAGCAACCGTCAACGGGATCTGACGCCCTTCACCACCACAGCTGAACGCGGCGTGCTCTCTGGAGTGATCAGCGCCAGCGGGGAACTGCAGGCCCAGCAGAAGGTGAACGTGAGTCCGCGCCAGCCGGGTCTGCTGGCGGAGCTGATGGTGGATGAGGGGGATGTGGTGGAGAACGAGCAGGTGCTGGCGGTGATGGATCGCGGCGATCTCGATGATCGGCTGCAGGAGAAGCAGGCTCTGCTGCGTCAGGCCGACGCCAACTATCAGAACAAGAGGGAGGATTTCGAACGTCGCAGCCAGCTGTATGCCAGCGGCGCGCTCAGCGCTGACGACTTCAGTGATGCGCGCTTCGAGATGCTGGCCAGGCAGGCGGGTCTGGTGGCAGCCCGGGAACGGGTGGAGCAACTGGAACAGGAGAGCCGCGAAAAGACGATCCGCGCCCCCTTCTCAGGAACGATCACAGCGCGCTACGCCGAACCGGGGTCATTTGTGACCCCCACTACAGCCGCCTCGGCCACAGCCGGTGCCACCAGCGCCTCGATCGTTGAGCTCTCGCAAGGCTTGGAGGTGAGGGCCCGCGTTCCGGAAAGCGACATCGGCCGCATCCAGCCCGGCCAAACCGCCGAGATCAGGGTGGATGCCTATCCCGATGAGCGCTTCCAGGCAACGGTGAGTGAGGTTGCCCCGCGCGCCGCGAAAGAAAACAGCGTCACCTCCTTTGAAGTGAAGCTGAACTTCGTCAACCCACAGAAGAAACTGAAGATCGGCATGACCGCCGACATCAATTTCCAAACCGGGCGCAGTGCGCCCGAAATCCTGGTGCCCACCGTGGCGATCACACTTGAAGACGGCCAACAGGGTGTGTTGCTGGTGGATGAAAACCAGCAACCACGTTTTCAGCCGGTGGAACTGGGCAACAGCAGCGGCGACAAGACTGCAATCCTGAACGGTCTCGAATCAGGAACCCGCGTGTTCATCGATCTGCCCCCATGGGCCGATCGCCGCGATTGA
- the ychF gene encoding redox-regulated ATPase YchF — translation MLKAGIVGLPNVGKSTLFNALVANAQAQAANFPFCTIEPNVGTVAVPDERLDRLTELSKSQDTIPTRMEFVDIAGLVKGASQGEGLGNKFLANIREVDAIVHVIRCFEDDDVIHVSGSVGPSRDAEVINLELGLADLAQIEKRRERLKKQMRTSKEAQVEDAALERIQAVLENGGAARSVELNEEEAAMIKPLGLLTAKPIIYATNVSEDDLAGGNAFCSEVVELAAKEGAETVRISAQVEAELVELGDEETADYLEGLGVTEGGLQSLIRATYRLLGLRTYFTTGEKETRAWTFKAGMTAPQAAGVIHTDFERGFIRAQTIGWEKLLEAGSLAEARNKGWLRSEGKEYVVDEGDVMEFLFNV, via the coding sequence ATGCTCAAAGCTGGAATTGTCGGATTGCCCAACGTGGGCAAGTCCACCTTGTTCAATGCGTTGGTCGCCAACGCTCAGGCGCAGGCTGCCAATTTTCCGTTCTGCACGATCGAGCCCAACGTCGGCACCGTGGCGGTGCCCGATGAGCGACTGGACCGGCTCACAGAACTGAGCAAAAGCCAGGACACCATTCCGACCCGGATGGAGTTTGTCGACATTGCTGGTCTGGTGAAAGGCGCCAGCCAGGGCGAAGGTCTGGGCAACAAGTTTCTGGCCAACATCCGTGAGGTGGACGCGATTGTTCACGTGATCCGCTGCTTCGAGGACGATGACGTCATTCACGTTTCAGGGTCAGTTGGTCCCTCCCGGGATGCGGAGGTGATCAATCTTGAGCTGGGTCTGGCGGATCTGGCTCAGATTGAGAAGCGCCGGGAGCGTCTCAAGAAGCAGATGCGCACCAGCAAAGAAGCGCAGGTGGAAGACGCTGCTCTTGAACGGATTCAGGCGGTGCTCGAGAACGGTGGTGCGGCTCGCAGCGTCGAGCTGAACGAGGAAGAAGCGGCGATGATCAAGCCCTTGGGGTTGTTGACCGCCAAGCCGATCATCTACGCCACCAATGTGAGTGAAGACGATCTGGCTGGGGGCAATGCCTTCTGCAGCGAGGTGGTTGAACTGGCCGCCAAGGAAGGTGCCGAAACGGTGCGGATCTCTGCCCAGGTGGAAGCGGAGCTGGTGGAACTGGGAGATGAGGAAACCGCGGACTATCTGGAAGGTCTCGGGGTAACGGAAGGTGGACTGCAAAGCCTGATTCGGGCCACCTATCGATTGCTCGGGCTGCGCACCTACTTCACCACCGGTGAAAAGGAAACAAGGGCCTGGACTTTCAAAGCCGGGATGACAGCTCCCCAGGCTGCCGGTGTGATTCACACCGATTTCGAGCGGGGCTTCATCCGCGCTCAGACCATCGGTTGGGAGAAGCTGCTGGAGGCCGGCTCACTGGCAGAAGCCCGCAACAAAGGCTGGCTGCGCAGTGAAGGAAAGGAGTATGTGGTGGATGAAGGCGATGTGATGGAGTTTTTGTTTAACGTTTAG
- a CDS encoding ABC transporter permease, which yields MGRARDLARYSATRLALAPLMLWLIASLVFLLLRVAPGDPVDAVLGSRAPAAAKAAMRARLGLDQSLLDQYLSYLNGLIHGDLGQALINQEPVRAIIGKTLPASLELSVIALVLAAVVGLSIGFSGIARPEGKIDLGGRLYGLGTYALPPFWVAMLVQLVFAVSLGWLPVGGRFPPSLLPPEGSGFFLLDSALQNNWAAFRGTVRHLILPAGTLALLLSGTFTTALRLNLRRTLRGDYVEAARSRGLSERQVILRHGLPNALLPVLTIAGITVASLIGGALLIEVTFSWPGIALRLQEAINQRDYPVVQGIVVVIAALVVLVSVAVDLLVASLDPRVRY from the coding sequence ATGGGACGCGCCCGAGACCTCGCCCGCTACAGCGCCACCCGCCTCGCCCTGGCGCCATTGATGTTGTGGCTGATCGCCAGCCTGGTGTTCCTGTTGCTGCGCGTCGCCCCAGGGGATCCCGTGGATGCGGTGCTCGGCAGCCGTGCCCCCGCCGCTGCCAAAGCAGCCATGCGAGCTCGGCTTGGCCTGGATCAATCGTTGCTGGATCAATACCTTAGCTATCTCAATGGATTGATCCACGGCGATCTGGGGCAGGCCCTGATCAACCAGGAGCCGGTGCGAGCCATCATCGGCAAAACCCTGCCCGCCAGCCTGGAGCTGAGCGTGATCGCCCTGGTGTTGGCTGCTGTGGTGGGGCTGAGCATTGGCTTCAGCGGTATTGCCCGGCCCGAGGGAAAGATTGACCTGGGCGGACGCCTCTATGGATTGGGCACCTATGCCCTGCCGCCCTTCTGGGTGGCCATGCTGGTGCAGCTGGTGTTCGCCGTCAGCCTGGGCTGGTTGCCGGTGGGCGGGCGCTTCCCCCCCAGCCTTCTCCCCCCCGAGGGCAGCGGCTTTTTCCTGCTGGACAGCGCTCTGCAGAACAACTGGGCCGCTTTCCGAGGCACCGTGCGTCACCTGATCCTGCCCGCGGGGACCCTGGCTCTGCTGCTCAGCGGCACCTTCACGACCGCCCTGCGACTGAACCTGCGACGCACCCTGCGCGGCGACTACGTGGAAGCGGCGCGCAGCCGCGGCCTCAGTGAGCGGCAGGTGATCCTGCGCCACGGACTGCCCAATGCCTTGCTGCCGGTGCTCACCATTGCTGGCATCACCGTGGCCTCCTTGATTGGTGGAGCCCTGCTGATTGAAGTGACCTTCTCCTGGCCAGGCATTGCCTTGCGGCTGCAGGAAGCCATCAACCAGAGGGACTACCCCGTCGTTCAGGGGATCGTGGTGGTGATCGCCGCCCTTGTGGTGTTGGTGAGTGTTGCCGTTGACCTGCTGGTGGCCAGCCTCGATCCGCGGGTGCGCTACTGA
- a CDS encoding MFS transporter, producing MTPLIFHAIDFSAREVGSGLAVSALIGTVVRLLSGALLDRGIRCSWPVRGTTLLAIAADLILLQADNYNSYLLGQLLLGCAAGLYWPAIELAVPLSCGNLPSGRGYALVRSADALGIGIGTLIGTAAATLGILRTVYVVEAVCMGAVLVLISLVPLQDGPPYRNLSSNSPAPVGQRPRPTTRLPWLLPLLPVLLISVVATGILALQQSALPLDLVRGGLVRPALSESHSSALIALQLTLLVSLQWPVGRWLAERSVAFGLGLSLAGFSLGCSLIALSSLFENGTILVLAALLPMAFAQAAFLPTATEAVIEGTPPEHCGLAMALFSQCFAISAIVAPLAGGALLDFQNNGLLLWLLMGGACLVVLPTLRSLKPRYGVTETGQDIAPPEQQRFDALAQAVQVNNIVES from the coding sequence ATGACGCCGCTGATCTTTCATGCCATCGACTTCTCAGCGCGTGAAGTGGGAAGCGGCCTGGCCGTCTCTGCCCTGATCGGCACGGTGGTGCGCCTGCTGAGCGGTGCACTGCTTGATCGCGGCATCCGCTGCTCCTGGCCGGTGAGGGGCACAACCCTTTTGGCCATTGCAGCTGATCTGATCCTGCTGCAGGCCGACAACTACAACAGCTACTTGCTCGGACAGCTGCTGCTGGGCTGTGCGGCGGGTCTGTACTGGCCTGCCATCGAATTGGCCGTTCCCCTCAGTTGCGGCAACCTTCCCTCAGGGCGGGGCTACGCCCTGGTCCGCAGCGCCGATGCCCTCGGCATCGGCATCGGGACGCTGATCGGAACCGCTGCCGCCACCCTTGGAATCCTGCGGACGGTGTACGTCGTTGAAGCGGTGTGCATGGGCGCTGTGTTGGTGCTGATCAGCCTTGTTCCGCTCCAGGACGGTCCGCCCTACCGCAACCTCAGCAGCAACAGCCCAGCGCCGGTTGGTCAACGGCCACGGCCAACAACCCGACTGCCCTGGCTGCTTCCCCTGCTGCCGGTGCTGCTGATCAGTGTGGTGGCCACCGGGATCCTGGCCCTTCAACAAAGTGCGCTTCCCCTCGATCTGGTGCGCGGCGGGCTGGTGCGACCGGCCCTGAGCGAAAGCCACAGCAGTGCCCTGATCGCCCTTCAGTTGACCTTGCTGGTGAGCCTGCAGTGGCCGGTGGGCCGATGGCTGGCGGAGCGCAGCGTTGCCTTCGGCCTCGGCCTGAGCCTGGCGGGATTCAGCCTTGGCTGCAGCCTGATTGCCCTGTCCTCCTTGTTCGAGAACGGAACGATCCTGGTGCTGGCAGCCCTGCTGCCAATGGCCTTCGCCCAGGCCGCTTTCCTGCCCACGGCCACAGAAGCCGTTATTGAAGGGACACCACCAGAACACTGTGGCTTGGCGATGGCGCTGTTTTCCCAGTGCTTCGCCATCAGCGCCATTGTGGCCCCCCTCGCTGGTGGAGCCCTGCTGGACTTTCAAAACAATGGCCTGCTGCTCTGGCTGCTGATGGGTGGGGCCTGCCTGGTCGTGCTCCCTACCCTGCGCAGCCTCAAGCCGCGCTACGGGGTGACAGAAACAGGCCAGGACATCGCCCCGCCAGAACAACAACGCTTTGATGCTCTGGCACAGGCAGTTCAGGTCAACAACATCGTTGAGAGCTGA